One Staphylococcus simiae genomic region harbors:
- a CDS encoding peptidase U32 family protein, giving the protein MTELLVTPKSLSHMETLIELGADAFVIGEQKFGLRLPGEFNRQDMEKAVELAHNNDKKVYAAVNGLFHNYHLDAVENYIAFLHDIRVDRIIFGDPAVVMFVKQQDNPIPLHWNAETLVTNHFQCNYWGKKGAARAVLARELNLEEIINIKKHADVEIEVQVHGMTCMFQSKRMLLGNYYTFQDRQMKIERHKDDQSLLLYDEERQNNYPVYEDYNGTHIMSPNDICLIEELEPFFEAGIDSFKIDGILQSEAYINVVTEQYRQAIDLYNEDPEIYEDEKFMLVDPIEDIQPEHRPFDEGFLFKQTVY; this is encoded by the coding sequence ATGACGGAATTACTCGTTACACCTAAGTCATTAAGCCATATGGAAACACTTATAGAATTAGGTGCAGACGCTTTTGTTATTGGTGAACAAAAGTTTGGTTTAAGATTACCAGGAGAATTTAATCGCCAAGATATGGAGAAAGCAGTGGAACTTGCGCATAATAACGATAAAAAAGTATATGCAGCTGTAAATGGTTTATTCCATAATTATCATTTAGATGCAGTTGAAAATTATATTGCATTTTTACATGACATAAGAGTCGATAGAATTATTTTTGGAGATCCTGCGGTAGTCATGTTTGTTAAACAGCAAGACAATCCTATTCCTCTACATTGGAATGCTGAAACGTTAGTAACAAATCATTTTCAATGTAATTATTGGGGTAAAAAAGGTGCTGCAAGAGCAGTATTAGCACGAGAATTAAACTTAGAAGAAATTATCAATATTAAAAAGCATGCTGATGTAGAAATTGAAGTACAAGTTCACGGAATGACATGTATGTTCCAATCAAAACGTATGTTACTTGGAAATTATTACACTTTTCAAGATAGACAAATGAAAATTGAACGACATAAAGATGATCAATCATTACTATTATATGATGAAGAACGTCAAAATAATTATCCCGTTTATGAAGATTACAACGGCACTCATATAATGTCGCCAAATGATATTTGTTTAATTGAAGAACTAGAACCATTTTTCGAAGCGGGTATTGATTCGTTTAAAATAGATGGTATTTTACAGAGCGAAGCGTATATTAATGTTGTCACAGAACAATATAGACAAGCTATTGATTTATATAATGAAGATCCAGAAATATATGAAGACGAAAAATTTATGTTAGTGGATCCAATCGAAGATATACAACCAGAACATCGTCCTTTTGATGAAGGTTTCTTATTTAAACAAACGGTATACTAA
- a CDS encoding O-methyltransferase, with protein MDDQNAKYLIQLHKYHDNPIESLRTFADEYAVPIVDRLTLDLIKQLIRMNNIKHILEIGTAIGYSAMQFASIDKDIHVTTIERDEDMILYAKDNIQQFGFDDQITLVEGNALDQFNDVNDKVYDMIFIDAAKAQSKKFFEIYTPLLKNRGLVITDNVLYHGFVSDIGIVRSRNVRQMVKKVQEYNEWLIQQPGYTTNFLNIDDGLAISIKGE; from the coding sequence ATGGATGATCAAAATGCAAAATATTTAATACAATTACATAAGTATCATGATAATCCTATTGAATCTTTACGTACATTTGCAGATGAATATGCAGTACCTATTGTTGATCGTTTAACATTAGACTTAATTAAACAGCTTATTCGTATGAATAACATTAAGCATATTTTAGAAATTGGAACTGCGATTGGCTATAGCGCAATGCAATTCGCTTCAATAGATAAAGATATTCATGTTACTACGATAGAACGCGATGAAGATATGATTCTATATGCTAAAGATAATATTCAACAGTTTGGATTTGATGATCAGATTACATTAGTTGAAGGTAATGCACTTGATCAGTTTAATGATGTAAATGATAAAGTCTATGATATGATATTCATTGATGCTGCTAAAGCACAATCAAAGAAATTTTTTGAAATTTATACGCCACTTTTAAAAAATCGTGGACTCGTCATTACAGATAACGTTTTATATCATGGTTTTGTTTCTGATATAGGAATTGTTAGATCTAGAAATGTCAGACAAATGGTTAAAAAAGTTCAAGAATATAATGAATGGTTGATACAACAACCGGGTTATACAACCAATTTTTTAAATATAGATGATGGATTAGCAATATCAATAAAAGGAGAATGA
- a CDS encoding DUF1292 domain-containing protein, giving the protein MTEHNHDAKLDINNEEELLTLFDEEGNEVLYRKVLEFYHPEFKKEYVILAEEGAQSDDDDMIELVPMIDEPDESGDGGKLVPIETDEEWDMIEEVVNTEMDDVE; this is encoded by the coding sequence ATGACTGAACATAATCATGATGCAAAATTAGATATTAATAACGAGGAAGAATTATTAACATTATTTGATGAAGAAGGAAATGAAGTTTTATATCGTAAAGTTTTAGAGTTTTATCATCCTGAATTCAAAAAAGAATATGTTATTTTAGCTGAAGAAGGTGCACAATCAGATGATGATGACATGATTGAATTAGTACCTATGATTGACGAACCTGATGAATCTGGTGATGGTGGTAAATTAGTACCAATCGAAACTGATGAAGAATGGGATATGATTGAAGAAGTAGTAAATACAGAAATGGATGATGTTGAATAA
- the ruvX gene encoding Holliday junction resolvase RuvX gives MLQHKILGLDVGSRTVGIAISDLMGWTAQGLDTLRINEENNELGIEQLVDIIKQNNVGTVVIGLPKNMNNSIGFRGEASLAYKEKLLEAYPSINVVMWDERLSTMAAEKSLLEADVSRQKRKKVIDKMAAVFILQGYLDSLQ, from the coding sequence ATGTTACAGCACAAAATTTTAGGACTTGATGTTGGTAGTAGAACTGTAGGTATTGCGATAAGTGATTTAATGGGTTGGACGGCTCAAGGATTAGACACACTCCGTATTAATGAAGAAAATAATGAATTAGGTATAGAGCAATTAGTAGATATTATTAAACAAAATAATGTAGGTACTGTTGTCATAGGACTGCCTAAAAACATGAATAATTCAATAGGATTTAGAGGCGAAGCATCATTAGCTTATAAAGAAAAGTTATTAGAAGCTTATCCATCTATTAATGTTGTAATGTGGGATGAACGTTTGAGCACAATGGCTGCTGAAAAGTCATTACTTGAAGCAGATGTTTCACGACAAAAAAGAAAAAAAGTGATTGATAAAATGGCAGCAGTATTTATACTACAAGGCTATTTAGATTCACTACAATAA
- a CDS encoding IreB family regulatory phosphoprotein yields the protein MENFDKTMKFDYEELPTQNVRDVLNNVFNTLEERGYNAVNQIVGYLLSGDPAYIPRQNEARNQIRHIDRDVIMEELVSYYLKEQNK from the coding sequence ATGGAAAACTTTGATAAAACAATGAAATTTGATTATGAAGAACTTCCAACACAAAATGTAAGAGATGTATTAAATAATGTATTTAACACATTAGAAGAACGTGGATATAATGCCGTTAACCAAATCGTTGGTTATCTATTATCTGGAGATCCAGCTTATATCCCTCGTCAAAATGAAGCAAGAAATCAGATTAGACATATCGATAGAGATGTCATCATGGAAGAACTTGTGTCATACTATTTAAAAGAGCAAAACAAATAA
- the alaS gene encoding alanine--tRNA ligase, which produces MKNLKASEIRQKYLDFFVEKGHMVEPSAPLVPIDDDSLLWINSGVATLKKYFDGRETPKKPRIVNSQKAIRTNDIENVGFTARHHTFFEMLGNFSIGDYFKQEAIEFAWEFLTSDQWMGMEPEKLYVTIHPEDTEAYHIWHNDIGLEESRIIRIEGNFWDIGEGPSGPNTEIFYDRGEAYGQDDPAEEMYPGGENERFLEVWNLVFSEFNHNKDHSYTPLPNKNIDTGMGLERMASVSQNVRTNYETDLFMPIIKEIEEVSGKSYLVNDNQDVAFKVIADHIRTIAFAIADGALPANEGRGYVLRRLLRRAVRFSQTLGINEPFMYKLVDIVADIMEPYYPNVKEKADFIKRVIKSEEERFHETLEEGLTILNQLIKKAKDTTNEINGKDAFKLYDTYGFPIELTEEIAGQEGLKVDMATFESEMQQQRDRARQARQNSQSMQVQSEVLKNITTASDFVGYTTTESQSKITHMIYNGEEVTNAEAGETIYFMLEQTPFYAVSGGQVADTGIVFNDNFEIAVTEVTKAPNGQNLHKGNVQFGQVTVNAEVTAQVNEADRRDIQKNHSATHLLHAALKRVLGDHVNQAGSLVEAERLRFDFSHFGPMTEGEIDQVERLVNEEIWKGLNVNIEEMDIASAKAMGAMALFGEKYGDVVRVVNMAPFSIELCGGIHVRNTSEIGLFKIVSESGTGAGVRRIEALTGKAAFLYLENIQQKFNIMKQQLKVKDDSQVVDKLTQLQETEKDLLKQLEQRDKEITALKMGNINDQVEVINGFKVLATEVEVANAKAIRSAMDDFKSKLQDTIIILASNVDGKVSMVATVPSDLTTKIKAGDIIKEMAPIVGGKGGGRPDMAQGGGTQPENISKSLSFIKDYIKNL; this is translated from the coding sequence ATGAAAAACTTAAAAGCAAGTGAAATTAGACAAAAATATTTAGATTTCTTCGTTGAAAAAGGTCATATGGTAGAACCATCAGCACCTTTAGTTCCAATTGATGATGACTCATTGTTATGGATTAATTCAGGTGTTGCTACATTAAAAAAATATTTTGATGGTAGAGAAACGCCAAAAAAACCAAGAATAGTTAACTCTCAAAAAGCGATACGTACCAATGATATTGAAAATGTTGGGTTTACTGCACGCCACCATACATTTTTTGAAATGTTAGGAAATTTCTCTATTGGTGACTATTTTAAACAAGAAGCTATTGAATTTGCTTGGGAATTTTTAACTAGTGATCAATGGATGGGTATGGAACCTGAAAAATTATATGTAACTATACATCCTGAAGATACAGAAGCATATCATATTTGGCATAATGATATTGGTTTAGAAGAAAGTCGAATCATTCGTATTGAAGGTAACTTCTGGGATATCGGTGAAGGACCTTCTGGACCTAATACAGAAATTTTTTACGATCGTGGAGAAGCTTATGGTCAAGATGATCCAGCTGAAGAAATGTATCCTGGTGGCGAAAACGAACGTTTCTTAGAAGTGTGGAACTTAGTATTTAGTGAATTTAACCATAATAAAGATCATAGTTATACACCGTTACCAAATAAAAATATTGATACAGGCATGGGACTTGAGCGTATGGCTTCAGTGTCACAAAATGTTAGAACGAATTATGAAACAGACTTGTTTATGCCAATTATTAAAGAAATTGAAGAAGTGTCTGGAAAATCTTATCTTGTCAATGATAATCAAGATGTTGCTTTCAAAGTTATCGCGGATCATATTCGTACCATTGCTTTTGCCATAGCAGATGGTGCTTTACCTGCCAATGAAGGTCGTGGATATGTGTTACGTAGATTATTACGTCGTGCAGTGAGATTTAGTCAAACACTTGGAATCAACGAACCATTTATGTATAAATTAGTTGATATCGTAGCAGACATTATGGAACCATATTATCCAAATGTTAAAGAAAAAGCAGACTTTATTAAACGTGTGATTAAATCTGAAGAAGAACGATTCCATGAAACTTTAGAAGAAGGTTTAACTATTTTAAATCAATTAATCAAAAAAGCTAAAGATACAACAAATGAGATTAACGGTAAAGATGCTTTTAAACTTTATGACACATATGGTTTCCCAATTGAGTTAACGGAAGAAATTGCGGGTCAAGAGGGACTTAAAGTAGATATGGCAACGTTTGAATCTGAAATGCAACAGCAAAGAGATCGTGCACGTCAAGCTCGTCAAAATTCTCAATCAATGCAAGTACAAAGTGAAGTATTAAAAAATATTACAACTGCAAGTGACTTTGTAGGTTATACAACAACAGAGTCACAGTCTAAAATTACTCACATGATCTATAATGGTGAAGAAGTAACTAATGCTGAAGCTGGTGAAACAATTTACTTTATGTTAGAACAAACACCATTCTATGCAGTGAGTGGAGGACAAGTAGCAGATACAGGTATTGTATTTAATGATAACTTTGAAATCGCAGTAACTGAAGTAACTAAAGCACCGAATGGTCAAAACTTGCACAAAGGTAACGTTCAGTTTGGACAAGTGACTGTTAATGCTGAAGTTACAGCGCAAGTCAATGAAGCAGATCGTCGTGATATTCAAAAAAATCATAGTGCCACGCATTTATTACATGCAGCTTTAAAACGAGTATTAGGTGATCATGTCAATCAAGCAGGTTCACTAGTAGAAGCAGAACGCTTAAGATTTGACTTCTCTCATTTTGGACCAATGACAGAGGGTGAAATTGACCAAGTTGAACGTTTAGTCAACGAAGAAATTTGGAAAGGCCTAAATGTCAACATTGAAGAAATGGACATAGCTTCTGCTAAAGCTATGGGTGCGATGGCTCTATTTGGTGAAAAATATGGTGATGTAGTACGAGTAGTTAATATGGCACCTTTCTCAATAGAATTATGTGGTGGTATTCATGTACGTAACACATCTGAAATTGGCTTATTCAAAATTGTGAGCGAATCTGGAACAGGTGCAGGAGTCAGAAGAATCGAGGCATTAACAGGTAAAGCAGCATTCTTATATTTAGAAAATATTCAACAAAAATTCAACATTATGAAACAACAATTAAAAGTTAAAGATGATAGTCAAGTTGTAGATAAATTAACTCAATTACAAGAAACAGAGAAAGATTTATTGAAACAACTTGAACAACGAGATAAAGAAATCACAGCACTTAAAATGGGCAATATTAATGATCAAGTAGAAGTTATCAATGGTTTTAAAGTATTAGCTACTGAAGTAGAAGTGGCTAATGCGAAAGCAATACGCTCTGCAATGGATGACTTTAAATCAAAACTACAAGATACAATTATTATTTTAGCAAGTAATGTAGATGGTAAAGTGTCAATGGTAGCAACAGTACCTAGTGATTTAACAACTAAGATTAAAGCTGGAGATATCATTAAAGAAATGGCACCAATTGTTGGTGGTAAAGGTGGCGGTCGCCCAGATATGGCACAAGGTGGCGGGACACAACCTGAAAATATCTCAAAATCATTAAGCTTTATTAAAGATTACATTAAAAATCTATAA
- the recD2 gene encoding SF1B family DNA helicase RecD2 produces MTNPTLFDYSMIKGTVEAILFQNSDNFYTVLKVDTIETNEDFDTMPTVVGFFPNIVEGDVYTFKGQIVEHPRYGKQLKAETFEKEMPQTKEAIISYLSSDLFKGIGKKTAQNIVNALGDNAINDILNDASILEKVPSLPKKKQQQIAEQIAANQESEKVMIRLHDLGFGPKLSMAIYQFYLSETIDILNKNPYQLIYDIKGIGFNKADQLARNIGLAYNDPERLKAALLYTLEEECIKQGHTYLPSNVVIDLTIQVLNYQSNDEIIQASSLEEMLLHLSEEKKLIVEEEQVSIPSLYYSEIKSVQNLYRVATNTTKLKEIELSDLQMHIGEIEDHNQVNYADSQKEALQMAINSKVMLLTGGPGTGKTTVIKGIVELYAEIHGLSLDYDDYTNDDFPVVLAAPTGRASKRLHESTGLEAMTIHRLIGWNQDTQPEDILDNEINARLIIIDEMSMVDTWLFHQFLSAVPLDAQLIFVGDEDQLPSVGPGQVFKDLIDSKAIPRVNLTEVYRQQDGSSIIELAHRMKMGQPIDITKRYHDRSFINCSVNQIPDVVDKVVTSAVAKGYNMSDIQVLAPMYKGNAGIKRLNQVLQDILNPKQKDTREIEFGDVLFRKGDKVLQLVNRPNDNIFNGDIGVIVGIFWAKENALNKDVLVVDFEGNEITFTRQDMMELTHAYCTSIHKSQGSEFPIVIMPIVKQYFRMLQRPILYTGLTRAKTSLVLLGDPEAFDIGLKTRGQERLTQLCTLLIGYFNNGEEQGNNTLLSQEQQVANDIVEEEIRQQVKDEPKESMSLVLSEETMFKINPMINMGNVSPYDFIER; encoded by the coding sequence ATGACGAACCCTACACTTTTTGATTATTCAATGATCAAGGGAACTGTTGAAGCTATTTTATTTCAAAACAGTGATAATTTTTATACTGTTCTAAAAGTAGATACAATTGAGACAAATGAAGATTTTGATACGATGCCAACAGTTGTAGGGTTTTTTCCTAATATTGTTGAAGGTGATGTCTATACTTTTAAAGGACAAATCGTTGAACATCCAAGATATGGCAAACAACTGAAAGCAGAAACTTTTGAAAAAGAAATGCCACAAACTAAAGAAGCTATCATTAGTTATTTATCAAGTGATTTATTTAAAGGTATTGGTAAAAAAACTGCCCAAAATATAGTGAATGCACTAGGAGATAATGCCATTAACGATATTTTAAATGATGCTTCTATTTTAGAAAAAGTACCAAGTCTCCCTAAAAAGAAACAACAGCAAATTGCTGAACAGATAGCGGCTAATCAAGAATCTGAAAAAGTAATGATTAGATTGCATGATTTAGGTTTTGGTCCAAAATTATCGATGGCCATTTATCAATTTTATTTAAGTGAAACAATAGATATTTTAAATAAAAATCCATATCAACTTATCTATGATATTAAAGGTATAGGTTTTAACAAAGCCGATCAATTAGCCAGAAATATAGGCTTAGCATACAATGATCCTGAAAGATTAAAAGCAGCATTATTATATACATTAGAAGAAGAATGTATTAAACAAGGACATACATATTTGCCTAGTAACGTAGTTATCGATTTAACGATACAAGTACTAAATTATCAAAGTAATGATGAAATAATTCAAGCGTCATCATTAGAAGAAATGTTGTTACATTTAAGTGAAGAAAAAAAACTTATAGTTGAAGAAGAACAAGTTTCTATTCCAAGTCTTTATTATTCAGAAATTAAAAGTGTCCAAAATTTGTATCGCGTGGCGACCAATACGACGAAATTAAAAGAAATAGAATTGTCCGATCTACAAATGCATATTGGAGAAATTGAAGATCATAATCAGGTGAACTATGCTGACTCTCAAAAAGAAGCATTACAAATGGCAATCAATTCAAAAGTAATGTTACTAACTGGCGGTCCAGGTACAGGTAAAACGACAGTTATAAAAGGTATTGTAGAATTATATGCAGAGATACATGGTTTGTCTTTAGATTATGATGATTATACTAACGATGATTTTCCGGTTGTGTTAGCAGCACCAACTGGTCGTGCTTCGAAGCGATTACATGAATCAACAGGACTTGAAGCGATGACCATTCATCGATTGATTGGCTGGAATCAAGATACACAACCTGAAGATATATTAGATAATGAAATCAATGCTAGATTAATTATCATTGATGAGATGTCGATGGTAGATACATGGTTGTTTCATCAATTTTTAAGTGCTGTACCATTAGATGCTCAGTTAATTTTTGTTGGTGATGAAGATCAATTACCATCCGTTGGTCCAGGACAAGTATTTAAAGACTTAATTGACTCGAAGGCTATTCCAAGAGTTAATCTAACAGAAGTTTATCGTCAACAAGATGGCTCAAGTATTATTGAACTTGCACATCGAATGAAAATGGGACAGCCAATAGATATTACTAAACGCTATCATGATCGTAGTTTTATCAATTGTAGTGTCAATCAGATTCCAGATGTTGTAGATAAAGTAGTTACGAGTGCTGTAGCTAAAGGATATAATATGAGTGATATTCAAGTGTTAGCACCAATGTATAAAGGGAATGCTGGCATAAAGCGTCTAAATCAAGTACTGCAAGATATTTTAAATCCTAAACAAAAAGATACACGTGAAATAGAGTTTGGCGATGTTTTATTTAGAAAAGGTGATAAAGTTCTTCAACTAGTTAATCGTCCAAATGACAATATATTTAATGGTGATATCGGAGTTATTGTAGGTATTTTTTGGGCGAAAGAAAACGCATTGAATAAAGATGTCTTAGTTGTTGACTTTGAAGGTAATGAGATTACGTTTACTAGACAGGACATGATGGAATTAACTCATGCATATTGTACATCGATTCATAAATCACAAGGTTCAGAATTTCCTATAGTTATTATGCCTATAGTTAAACAATATTTTAGAATGTTGCAAAGACCAATTTTATATACTGGATTAACACGTGCCAAAACGAGTTTAGTTTTACTAGGAGATCCTGAGGCATTTGATATTGGGTTGAAAACACGTGGACAAGAACGTTTAACGCAGTTATGTACATTGCTTATCGGCTATTTTAATAATGGAGAGGAACAGGGCAACAATACGTTATTATCACAAGAGCAACAAGTAGCTAATGACATTGTTGAAGAAGAAATTCGACAACAAGTCAAAGACGAACCCAAAGAATCGATGTCTCTCGTATTATCAGAAGAAACAATGTTTAAAATTAATCCAATGATTAATATGGGAAATGTATCTCCATATGACTTTATCGAACGTTGA
- a CDS encoding tetratricopeptide repeat protein: MIEQQTIYQYIQQGKIEQALQALFDNIEEEPNTVENYINAGIVLADANEIDKAERFFQKALTLDANNGVIYYNLANVYYNQQRYQEAIKLYQQALETKIEQVDCNYMIGMSFNQLEAFKQALPYFMTAAELDQQDDTEIQFQYGLILCRLEMFDQAIQQLQHVLNIDSEHADALYNLGLATYMKNENIEEAITYFQRAVDIDPQHLLSQHALKTFTMAQEEE, encoded by the coding sequence ATGATTGAGCAACAAACAATATATCAATATATACAACAAGGAAAAATAGAGCAAGCATTACAAGCACTGTTTGATAATATTGAAGAAGAGCCGAATACAGTAGAGAATTATATAAATGCAGGGATAGTGTTAGCAGATGCTAATGAAATTGATAAAGCAGAACGTTTTTTTCAAAAAGCGTTAACGCTTGATGCCAACAATGGTGTTATCTATTATAATTTAGCTAATGTTTATTATAATCAGCAACGATACCAAGAGGCTATTAAACTATATCAACAAGCGCTTGAAACGAAAATAGAGCAAGTCGATTGTAATTATATGATAGGGATGTCTTTTAATCAGTTAGAGGCCTTTAAACAAGCGCTACCATATTTTATGACAGCAGCAGAACTGGATCAGCAAGATGATACAGAAATACAGTTTCAATATGGTTTAATCTTATGTCGTTTAGAGATGTTTGACCAAGCCATTCAACAATTACAACATGTATTAAATATTGATTCTGAACATGCAGATGCATTATATAATCTAGGTTTAGCAACATATATGAAGAATGAAAATATCGAGGAAGCTATCACATATTTTCAACGAGCAGTTGATATTGACCCACAACATTTGTTAAGTCAACATGCTTTAAAGACTTTTACTATGGCACAAGAGGAGGAATAA
- the mnmA gene encoding tRNA 2-thiouridine(34) synthase MnmA, giving the protein MSNKDIRVVVGMSGGVDSSVTAHLLKEQGYDVIGIFMKNWDDTDENGVCTATEDYNDVIEVCNQIGIPYYAVNFEKEYWDKVFTYFLDEYKKGRTPNPDVMCNKEIKFKAFLEHAMNLGADYVATGHYARIRRHDDGHVEMLRGVDNNKDQTYFLNQLSQQQLSKVMFPIGNIEKSEVRKIAEEQGLATAKKKDSTGICFIGEKNFKTFLSQYLPAQSGDMLTLDGKKMGQHSGLMYYTIGQRHGLGIGGDGDPWFVVGKNLQQNVLYVEQGFHHDALYSDYLIASDYSFINPNDVDLQQGFTCTAKFRYRQKDTKVFVQQEDDNAIRVTFDEPVRAITPGQAVVFYQDEVCLGGATIDDVYKTSGQLSYVV; this is encoded by the coding sequence GTGTCAAACAAAGATATACGCGTCGTTGTTGGTATGTCAGGTGGTGTTGATAGTTCTGTCACAGCGCATTTGTTAAAAGAACAAGGCTATGATGTCATCGGTATTTTTATGAAAAATTGGGATGATACAGATGAAAATGGTGTTTGTACTGCAACTGAAGATTATAATGACGTCATTGAAGTTTGTAATCAAATTGGCATACCATATTATGCTGTCAATTTTGAAAAAGAATACTGGGATAAAGTATTTACGTATTTCTTAGATGAATATAAAAAAGGACGCACACCAAATCCAGATGTCATGTGTAATAAAGAAATTAAATTCAAAGCCTTTTTGGAACATGCGATGAATTTAGGTGCTGATTATGTTGCTACAGGGCATTATGCTCGAATTCGTCGTCATGATGATGGACATGTAGAAATGTTACGAGGCGTTGATAATAATAAAGATCAAACATACTTCTTAAATCAATTGTCTCAACAACAACTTTCTAAAGTGATGTTCCCAATTGGTAATATTGAAAAAAGTGAAGTGCGTAAAATTGCTGAAGAACAAGGCTTAGCAACTGCTAAGAAAAAAGATTCAACAGGAATCTGTTTTATTGGTGAAAAGAACTTTAAAACATTTTTATCTCAATATTTACCAGCCCAATCTGGAGATATGCTGACACTTGATGGTAAGAAAATGGGGCAACATAGTGGTTTAATGTATTATACTATTGGACAACGTCATGGGTTAGGTATTGGCGGTGATGGTGACCCTTGGTTTGTAGTTGGTAAAAATTTACAACAAAATGTATTATATGTAGAACAAGGTTTCCATCATGATGCATTATATAGTGATTATTTAATCGCTTCTGACTATTCATTTATAAATCCTAATGATGTGGATTTACAACAAGGTTTCACATGTACAGCTAAATTTAGATATCGTCAAAAAGATACCAAAGTTTTTGTTCAACAAGAAGATGATAACGCTATTCGAGTAACATTTGATGAACCTGTTAGAGCAATCACACCAGGTCAAGCTGTGGTCTTTTATCAAGATGAAGTATGCCTTGGTGGAGCAACTATTGATGATGTTTATAAAACAAGTGGTCAGTTAAGCTACGTAGTTTAG
- a CDS encoding cysteine desulfurase family protein, translated as MEIYADYAATTPVKPEVIDVMTKMYQTHYGNPSSIHTIGRDARKYLDQSRRQIAQILGAKPNEIIFTSGATESNNTAIKGIVKANEQLGNHIITSKIEHHSVLHVFEQLEKEGYDVTYLDVDDTGAIDLDQLAETINDQTILVSIMFVNNEVGTVQQIYDIEDIIADTHAFFHVDAVQAIGHLDIKFEDFNIDAISITAHKFGGPKGVGALIIKDHLPIDFMQLGGEQEFKRRAGTENLPQIVGMAKALELADENRDSNNLHIMNLKEQFLVKLQERAIPFELNGSMTSSTGHIVNLYFPFIEVETMLTLLDLAHIYVSSGSACTAGSTQPSHVLAAMYEDEERAHHSIRFSFNELTTEDDINNIVAEIHKIYFKFKEES; from the coding sequence ATGGAAATTTATGCAGATTATGCTGCGACCACACCAGTAAAACCTGAAGTTATTGATGTTATGACTAAGATGTATCAAACACATTATGGCAACCCGTCATCTATTCATACTATTGGTAGAGATGCACGAAAATATTTAGATCAATCAAGACGTCAAATAGCACAAATTTTAGGTGCAAAACCAAACGAAATTATTTTTACAAGTGGTGCAACAGAATCTAATAATACTGCTATAAAAGGTATTGTCAAAGCAAATGAACAACTTGGTAATCATATCATCACATCAAAAATTGAACATCATTCCGTTTTACACGTATTCGAACAACTTGAAAAAGAAGGTTATGATGTAACTTATCTTGATGTCGATGATACTGGCGCTATAGATTTAGACCAACTAGCAGAAACGATTAACGATCAAACGATTCTGGTTTCAATTATGTTTGTTAACAATGAAGTCGGTACAGTACAACAAATATATGATATAGAAGATATTATTGCTGATACGCATGCATTTTTCCATGTTGATGCAGTACAAGCTATAGGACATTTAGATATAAAATTTGAAGACTTTAATATAGATGCTATAAGTATTACGGCTCATAAATTTGGGGGACCAAAAGGCGTTGGAGCTTTAATAATTAAAGACCATTTACCAATTGATTTTATGCAACTGGGTGGTGAACAAGAATTCAAACGTCGTGCAGGTACGGAAAATTTACCTCAAATTGTAGGAATGGCTAAGGCATTAGAATTAGCAGATGAAAATAGAGATAGCAATAACTTGCATATAATGAACTTAAAAGAACAATTCTTAGTTAAGTTACAGGAAAGAGCAATTCCTTTCGAATTGAATGGATCGATGACATCGTCAACTGGCCATATTGTTAATTTATATTTTCCATTTATAGAAGTAGAAACAATGTTAACGTTACTTGATTTAGCTCATATATATGTATCGTCTGGTTCTGCATGCACTGCTGGTTCTACGCAACCTTCACATGTCTTAGCTGCAATGTATGAAGACGAAGAACGTGCTCATCATTCAATTAGATTTAGTTTTAATGAACTGACAACAGAAGATGACATAAATAATATAGTAGCAGAAATTCATAAAATATATTTTAAATTTAAGGAGGAATCATAA